From the genome of Bordetella sp. H567, one region includes:
- a CDS encoding 3-hydroxyacyl-CoA dehydrogenase/enoyl-CoA hydratase family protein codes for MGAQIAAHCVNAGIPAVLFDLPVDGPDRSATARKAIEGLARLNPAPLAAPELAAHIQPANYEEHLALLAGCDLVLEAIAERLDWKQDLYQRIGAALAPHAILATNTSGLSIDALAASLPEAVRARFCGVHFFNPPRYMPLVELIPAAHTDAALLDRLETFLVSDMGKRVVRAKDTPNFIGNRIGVFGILAAMLEAERHGLPYDVVDELTGARLGRAKSGTFRTADVVGLDTLAHVIRTMQTGLPDDPFRAAFDMPPVLAALLEQGALGQKTGAGFYRKEGKTILRLDPPTRQYVPVDARLDEATAAALAERDTARRLRALRDATEPQGRFLWALLRDTFHYAAVHLAEIAHTARDVDFAMRWGFGHAKGPFEIWQAAGWATVAQWIQEDIEHGRALSPTPLPDWVLEGPVPEHGGVHTAAGSWNPGAGEFQPRRELPVYRRQLAPPRLVGESRAAPGRTVYEDAAICLWTLAESGRDDILIASFKTKMHTISPAVTQGLLQAVDLAEERYRGLVVWQTGQPFSAGADLQAMLPAFMQGGPAAIEPLERDLQRVAQRFRAALVPTVVALSGLALGGGCEIAVHASARVAHLETYIGLVEVGVGLVPGAGGLAYCARRAAEQRAASAPDMPLLPFLQKFAEAIATAKVSRSALEARQTGYLRQSDPIVMHEDELLYVAVRHAGALADAGWRPPLAAPFPVAGADGAATLTAQLVNLRDGGFMSEYDYELGRTVAHVICGGDVDPGTLVDEEWMLALERRAFVRLLGNPKTHERIMGMLKTGKPVRN; via the coding sequence GCGCGCCTGAATCCCGCCCCCTTGGCCGCGCCCGAACTGGCGGCGCACATCCAGCCCGCCAACTACGAGGAGCACCTGGCCCTGCTGGCGGGCTGCGACCTGGTCCTGGAGGCCATTGCGGAACGCCTGGACTGGAAACAGGACCTGTACCAGCGGATCGGCGCCGCGCTGGCGCCGCACGCGATATTGGCAACCAATACGTCGGGCCTGTCCATCGATGCATTGGCGGCTTCATTGCCCGAAGCCGTGCGCGCCCGCTTCTGCGGGGTGCACTTCTTCAATCCCCCGCGCTACATGCCGCTGGTCGAGCTGATCCCGGCCGCGCATACCGACGCGGCGTTGCTGGACCGCCTGGAAACCTTCCTGGTGTCCGACATGGGCAAGCGCGTGGTGCGCGCCAAGGACACGCCCAATTTCATCGGCAACCGCATCGGCGTCTTCGGCATCCTGGCCGCGATGCTGGAAGCGGAGCGCCACGGCTTGCCGTATGACGTGGTCGACGAATTGACGGGCGCGCGGCTGGGACGCGCCAAATCGGGCACCTTCCGGACGGCCGACGTGGTGGGCCTGGACACGCTGGCCCATGTCATCCGCACCATGCAGACCGGACTGCCGGACGACCCGTTCCGCGCCGCCTTCGACATGCCGCCCGTGCTGGCGGCGCTGCTGGAACAGGGCGCCCTGGGCCAGAAGACCGGCGCGGGTTTCTATCGCAAGGAAGGCAAGACCATCCTGCGCCTGGATCCGCCCACGCGCCAATACGTACCCGTCGACGCCCGCCTGGACGAAGCCACCGCCGCCGCCCTGGCCGAACGCGATACGGCGCGCCGGCTGCGCGCCTTGCGCGATGCCACCGAGCCGCAGGGCCGCTTCCTCTGGGCCCTGCTGCGCGACACCTTCCACTATGCCGCGGTCCATCTCGCCGAGATTGCCCATACCGCGCGCGACGTCGATTTCGCCATGCGCTGGGGCTTCGGGCACGCGAAAGGGCCTTTCGAAATCTGGCAGGCGGCAGGCTGGGCCACGGTCGCGCAGTGGATACAGGAAGACATCGAGCACGGCAGGGCGCTGTCGCCCACGCCGCTTCCCGATTGGGTCCTGGAGGGCCCGGTACCGGAGCACGGCGGTGTCCATACGGCCGCCGGGTCCTGGAATCCGGGCGCCGGCGAGTTCCAGCCCCGGCGCGAGCTGCCTGTTTACCGTCGCCAGCTGGCGCCCCCGCGGCTGGTCGGTGAATCGCGCGCGGCGCCGGGCCGCACGGTGTACGAGGACGCGGCCATCTGCCTGTGGACCCTGGCGGAAAGCGGCCGCGACGATATCCTGATCGCCTCGTTCAAGACCAAGATGCACACGATCAGCCCCGCCGTGACGCAGGGCCTGCTCCAAGCGGTCGACCTGGCGGAAGAACGCTACCGCGGCCTGGTGGTGTGGCAGACCGGACAGCCGTTTTCCGCGGGCGCGGATCTGCAGGCCATGCTGCCCGCCTTCATGCAGGGCGGCCCGGCCGCCATCGAACCGCTGGAACGCGACCTGCAACGCGTCGCCCAGCGCTTTCGCGCCGCGCTGGTGCCCACCGTCGTTGCGCTGTCCGGCCTGGCACTGGGCGGCGGCTGCGAAATCGCCGTCCATGCGTCCGCCCGCGTCGCCCACCTGGAAACCTATATCGGCCTGGTCGAGGTCGGCGTGGGCCTGGTCCCCGGTGCCGGGGGCCTGGCCTATTGCGCGCGCCGCGCCGCCGAACAACGGGCCGCCTCCGCGCCGGACATGCCCCTGCTGCCTTTCCTGCAGAAATTCGCCGAAGCCATCGCCACCGCCAAGGTCTCGCGCTCGGCCCTGGAAGCGCGCCAGACGGGCTACCTGCGGCAAAGCGACCCCATCGTCATGCACGAGGACGAACTGCTTTATGTCGCCGTGCGCCATGCGGGCGCGTTGGCCGATGCCGGCTGGCGGCCGCCCCTGGCCGCGCCTTTCCCCGTGGCGGGCGCGGACGGCGCGGCCACCTTGACGGCGCAACTGGTCAACCTGCGCGACGGCGGCTTCATGTCGGAGTACGACTACGAGCTTGGCCGCACCGTGGCGCACGTGATCTGCGGCGGCGACGTGGACCCCGGCACGCTGGTGGACGAGGAATGGATGCTGGCACTGGAGCGGCGCGCGTTCGTGCGCCTGCTGGGCAACCCCAAGACGCATGAGCGGATCATGGGGATGCTGAAGACGGGAAAGCCGGTGCGGAATTGA
- a CDS encoding acetyl-CoA C-acyltransferase — MSRTLQDAYIVAATRSPVGKAPKGALRHTRPDDLLADILRAALAQAPTLDPAAIEDAIIGCARPEGAQGLNVGRIAVLLAGLPDRVPGITINRFCASGLSAIAMAADRIRVGEADLIIAGGTESLSQVPMMGHAPSFSPRIFARDEDVGIAYGMGLTAERVAAQWKIGRDAQDAFALQSHQRAIAAQDADEFNDEITPVAVVDRQANLQSREVDLVRREFARDEGPRRDTSLQALARLKPVFAARGSVTAGNSSQTSDGAGALILASERAVRDHGLTPLARFVSFAVRGVAPELMGIGPKEAIPTALRQAGLNLQDMDWIELNEAFAAQSLAVIGDLGLDPHKVNPLGGAIALGHPLGATGAIRAATVVHGLRRRQQKYGMVTMCVGTGMGAAGIFERV; from the coding sequence ATGAGCCGAACTTTGCAAGACGCCTACATCGTCGCGGCCACCCGGTCGCCGGTCGGCAAGGCCCCCAAGGGCGCGTTGCGCCACACGCGGCCGGACGACCTGCTGGCGGACATCCTGCGTGCCGCGCTGGCCCAGGCTCCCACGTTGGATCCCGCGGCCATCGAAGACGCCATCATCGGCTGCGCACGGCCCGAAGGCGCGCAGGGGCTGAATGTCGGGCGCATCGCGGTCCTGCTCGCTGGCCTGCCGGACCGCGTGCCGGGCATCACCATCAACCGCTTCTGCGCATCCGGGCTCAGCGCCATCGCCATGGCCGCGGACCGCATCCGCGTGGGCGAGGCCGACCTCATCATCGCCGGCGGCACGGAATCACTCAGCCAAGTGCCCATGATGGGCCACGCGCCGTCGTTTTCGCCGCGCATCTTCGCCCGCGATGAGGACGTCGGCATCGCCTATGGAATGGGGCTGACGGCCGAACGTGTGGCGGCGCAGTGGAAGATCGGCCGCGACGCGCAGGATGCCTTCGCCCTGCAATCGCACCAGCGCGCCATCGCGGCCCAGGACGCGGACGAGTTCAACGACGAAATCACCCCGGTGGCCGTGGTCGACCGGCAGGCGAACCTGCAATCGAGAGAGGTCGACCTCGTGCGGCGCGAGTTCGCCCGCGACGAGGGGCCGCGCCGCGACACGTCGCTGCAGGCGCTGGCGCGTCTGAAGCCTGTCTTCGCGGCGCGCGGCAGCGTCACGGCGGGCAATAGCTCGCAGACCTCGGACGGCGCCGGCGCGCTCATCCTGGCGTCTGAACGCGCCGTGCGCGATCACGGCCTGACGCCGCTGGCTCGCTTCGTTTCCTTCGCGGTGCGCGGGGTGGCGCCCGAGCTCATGGGCATCGGGCCGAAGGAGGCCATCCCCACAGCACTGCGGCAGGCCGGATTGAATCTGCAGGATATGGACTGGATTGAATTGAACGAAGCCTTCGCCGCGCAGTCGCTGGCGGTGATCGGCGACCTGGGATTGGATCCTCACAAAGTCAACCCGCTAGGCGGAGCGATCGCACTGGGTCATCCGCTGGGTGCGACCGGCGCCATCCGGGCCGCGACGGTGGTGCACGGCCTGCGCCGCCGGCAACAGAAATATGGGATGGTGACGATGTGCGTGGGAACGGGGATGGGCGCGGCGGGGATATTCGAGCGGGTGTGA